Proteins from a genomic interval of Halopseudomonas litoralis:
- a CDS encoding acyl-CoA dehydrogenase C-terminal domain-containing protein has protein sequence MPSYTAPLRDMRFVMDEVFDFAAGYQTHGLTDATSDLVDAVLEESAKFAGEVLAPLNRTGDEEGCHFDNGVVTTPKGFKEAYQQYVDNGWAAMSGPVEFGGQGLPSSLGLVVNEMTASANYAWNMYPGLTHGCASAIRAHGTQEQKELYLNKLVPGHWTGTMCLTEPHCGTDLGLIKTRAAPQADGSYAVTGTKIFISSGEHDLAENIVHLVLAKLPDAPAGTKGISLFIVPKFLPDANGEKGERNGVVCGSIEHKMGIKASATCVMNFDGATGFLIGEVNKGLACMFTMMNGARLGTGMQGLCHGEVSYQNAVAYAKDRLQMRALSGPAEPEKPADPIIVHPDVRRMLLTMKAFNEGNRALAYYTAQLLDNAHYSNDEAVRANAEDQLAFLTPICKAFMTDTGLEVTLLGMQVFGGHGYIREWGQEQQVRDCRIAPIYEGTNGIQALDLLGRKVLMSQGKLLRAFSKEVHLFCQANEGHAQLGGYFNKLTALNAQWGELTQKVAVKSMQNKEEVGAAATDFLMFSGYVIHAFFWLKMAVVAQQKLDAGSSEASFYQAKLATQEFYFKRLLPRAQAHVEALEAGADALMRMTAEQF, from the coding sequence ATGCCGAGTTACACAGCCCCGCTGCGCGATATGCGCTTTGTCATGGATGAAGTATTTGATTTCGCTGCCGGTTACCAAACCCATGGTCTGACCGATGCGACATCTGACCTGGTAGATGCCGTCCTTGAGGAAAGCGCCAAATTTGCCGGCGAAGTATTGGCTCCACTGAATCGCACCGGTGACGAAGAAGGCTGTCACTTCGACAATGGCGTAGTCACCACGCCCAAGGGGTTCAAGGAAGCCTACCAGCAGTATGTTGACAACGGCTGGGCGGCCATGAGCGGCCCGGTCGAGTTCGGCGGGCAGGGTCTGCCTTCATCCTTGGGTCTGGTGGTCAATGAAATGACTGCTTCGGCCAACTACGCGTGGAACATGTATCCCGGTCTGACCCACGGCTGCGCCTCGGCGATCCGCGCCCATGGTACTCAGGAACAGAAAGAGTTGTACCTGAACAAACTGGTACCAGGCCATTGGACCGGCACCATGTGCCTGACCGAGCCCCACTGCGGCACCGATCTGGGCCTGATCAAGACCCGCGCCGCGCCCCAGGCTGATGGCAGCTATGCGGTGACCGGCACCAAGATCTTCATCTCTTCCGGCGAGCACGACCTGGCCGAGAACATCGTCCACCTGGTGCTGGCCAAACTGCCCGACGCGCCCGCCGGTACCAAGGGCATCTCGCTGTTCATCGTGCCCAAGTTCCTGCCCGACGCCAACGGCGAGAAGGGCGAGCGCAATGGCGTAGTCTGCGGCTCCATCGAACACAAGATGGGCATCAAGGCCTCGGCCACCTGCGTGATGAACTTCGACGGCGCCACCGGCTTTCTGATCGGTGAGGTCAACAAGGGTCTGGCCTGCATGTTCACCATGATGAACGGCGCCCGCCTGGGTACCGGTATGCAGGGCCTGTGCCATGGCGAGGTGTCCTACCAGAACGCCGTTGCCTACGCCAAGGACCGCCTGCAGATGCGCGCGTTGTCGGGTCCGGCCGAACCGGAGAAGCCAGCTGACCCGATCATCGTGCATCCCGATGTCCGCCGCATGCTGCTGACCATGAAAGCCTTCAACGAAGGCAACCGCGCGCTCGCCTATTACACCGCTCAGCTGCTGGACAATGCACATTACTCAAACGACGAAGCGGTTCGCGCCAACGCCGAAGATCAGCTGGCATTCCTGACGCCCATCTGCAAGGCGTTCATGACCGATACCGGTCTGGAAGTCACTCTGCTGGGTATGCAGGTGTTCGGTGGTCACGGCTACATTCGCGAGTGGGGTCAGGAGCAGCAGGTTCGTGACTGCCGCATCGCTCCTATCTATGAAGGTACCAATGGCATTCAGGCGCTGGACCTGCTCGGTCGCAAGGTGCTGATGAGTCAGGGCAAACTGCTGCGGGCCTTCTCCAAGGAAGTACATCTGTTCTGCCAGGCCAATGAAGGTCATGCGCAGCTGGGCGGGTACTTCAACAAGCTCACGGCCTTGAATGCCCAATGGGGCGAGCTGACCCAGAAGGTCGCGGTCAAATCCATGCAGAACAAGGAAGAAGTCGGCGCCGCAGCCACGGACTTCCTGATGTTCTCCGGTTATGTCATCCACGCCTTCTTCTGGTTGAAGATGGCGGTGGTCGCCCAGCAGAAACTGGACGCAGGCAGCTCCGAAGCATCTTTCTATCAGGCCAAGCTGGCCACCCAGGAGTTCTACTTCAAACGTCTGCTGCCGCGTGCTCAGGCACATGTCGAGGCGCTGGAAGCGGGTGCTGATGCCTTGATGCGGATGACTGCCGAGCAGTTCTGA
- the selO gene encoding protein adenylyltransferase SelO, with protein sequence MTTLADLHFDNRFARLGDTFSTKVVPDPLNNPRLVVSSEDAMGLIDMDPAQADDPQFTEVFSGRQIWSAAEPRAMVYSGHQFGAYNPQLGDGRGLLLGEVVNQRGEHWDMHLKGAGSTPYSRMGDGRAVLRSSVREFLASEALYALGIPSSRALCVTVGDDPVYREHQERGAMLLRMAPSHIRFGHFEFFYYTRQHDALRQLVDFTLQTCYPASQQAAEPVLDMYRQIVRRTVDMIARWQAYGFCHGVMNTDNMSILGITFDFGPYAFLDDYDAGHICNHSDHEGRYAFNRQPAIGQWNLACLAQALTPYVEVEQLKAELATVMPLYQTEYMRLMRARLGWAGEQPGDEELLQRLLQQMQDSASDYHITLRLLAEDDAGARDQFIDRLTFDIWFQQHQARQSADPSALADRLSCNPVYVLRNYLAQQAIAAAEENDFSEVRRLHQILRQPFTRQAGQERYTASPPDWGRRLEISCSS encoded by the coding sequence ATGACTACTCTGGCTGATCTGCATTTCGACAACCGCTTCGCCCGGCTTGGAGATACCTTTTCAACCAAGGTGGTACCCGATCCCTTGAACAATCCACGCCTGGTGGTCAGCAGTGAGGATGCCATGGGGCTGATTGATATGGATCCAGCGCAAGCAGATGATCCTCAGTTCACCGAGGTATTTTCCGGACGCCAGATCTGGAGTGCGGCGGAGCCACGCGCGATGGTGTATTCAGGCCATCAATTCGGCGCTTATAACCCGCAACTGGGCGATGGGCGAGGCTTGCTTCTGGGCGAGGTGGTCAATCAACGAGGCGAGCATTGGGATATGCATCTCAAGGGGGCCGGTAGCACGCCTTACTCCCGCATGGGCGATGGTCGTGCCGTACTGCGCTCCTCGGTCCGCGAATTTCTCGCCTCCGAGGCGTTGTACGCGCTGGGCATTCCAAGCAGCCGGGCATTGTGTGTGACAGTCGGCGACGACCCGGTGTACCGCGAGCACCAGGAGCGCGGCGCCATGTTGCTGCGCATGGCGCCCTCGCATATCCGTTTTGGTCATTTCGAGTTCTTCTATTACACCAGGCAGCATGACGCCCTGCGCCAGTTGGTCGACTTCACCCTGCAGACCTGCTATCCGGCATCGCAACAGGCGGCCGAGCCGGTGCTGGATATGTACCGGCAGATTGTGCGTCGCACGGTGGACATGATCGCCCGCTGGCAGGCCTATGGTTTCTGCCATGGGGTGATGAATACCGACAACATGTCGATTCTCGGTATTACCTTCGACTTCGGGCCCTATGCCTTTCTCGATGACTACGACGCCGGCCACATCTGCAACCATTCCGATCATGAGGGTCGTTACGCTTTCAACCGGCAACCGGCGATCGGACAGTGGAATCTGGCCTGTCTGGCGCAGGCGTTGACGCCCTATGTAGAGGTGGAGCAATTAAAGGCAGAGCTGGCCACGGTGATGCCGCTCTACCAAACTGAATATATGCGGCTGATGCGTGCCCGGCTGGGCTGGGCGGGCGAGCAGCCAGGTGATGAGGAGCTGCTGCAGCGCCTATTGCAACAGATGCAGGACAGCGCCAGCGACTACCACATCACTCTGCGCCTGTTGGCCGAAGACGATGCCGGCGCGCGTGATCAATTCATTGACCGTCTCACCTTCGATATCTGGTTTCAACAGCACCAGGCCCGACAGTCAGCGGACCCCAGCGCCCTGGCCGACCGGCTGAGCTGCAACCCTGTCTATGTACTGCGCAATTATCTTGCCCAGCAGGCCATCGCCGCAGCTGAGGAAAACGACTTCAGCGAAGTGCGGCGACTGCACCAGATCCTGCGCCAGCCCTTCACTCGCCAAGCCGGACAGGAACGCTATACAGCCTCGCCACCGGATTGGGGCCGTCGGCTGGAAATCAGTTGCTCTTCCTGA